The following nucleotide sequence is from Acinonyx jubatus isolate Ajub_Pintada_27869175 chromosome E3, VMU_Ajub_asm_v1.0, whole genome shotgun sequence.
TAGATGGGGCACCCACTGTTCTTAGtaaaggggagacacagaggttGGAGAGAGGAAACAACGTGACAGTCACAGGCATGTTTGGGAAGACTGTGTCAGGCATGAGGAGATCAGGGTGTGAGCTGGACACAAGGGGACCCTGCAAAGGGTCCTGTCTGGACCTGTCACTGGGCACAGGCAAGACGGTGAGCAGGGAGCCGGAGATGCAAACTTCGTCTCACGGGCGTCAGCCACATAGAGGGGACAGCGGGGCCACAACAGAGCAAGAAGGACATCCCTCAGAGGGGCAGCCCTCAAGGAGACAGAAGCAAGGGTCAGAAATAGAGGAGGCTGATAGTGTGAAGTCAGCTGAGGTCCGGGAACATGTCAGCCATGCCTACCTGTGTGCCTGGCTTAGTCCCGGCCCCCATGAGAAGGCAGAGTCCAGAGGCTGAGGCCATTAAACAGGAAGAGACCACAAAGTGCAGGGATGTCCCTTCAAGGGAGGACCAGACCTAGTTCAAGGGTCATGAAGGGACTCAGAGGAGCGTTGAAGTTGAGATGGAAGACTGAGTAAGAACTTctgtggcaaagagagagagggtgctggGGCTATAGGGAGAGGCTATAGGTCTGCTATAGGCAGACGCGGTCATATCCGAGTTTAGGAAGCTCACTCACTAGGGCAGCAGAGTGGTGAGTGGCTTGAGTAGGGCTGCTGTGGTCTCTGTTGGGAGTGGGGTTTGACAGAGGAGTGGGTATCAGGCTGTGGAAGTGGCAGCTCATCACAGGTCCAACTGACAGATGTGGACAGCATTTGGATacaagagggaagagggaaggagtcCAGGATGAGGCTCAGGATGCTAGCTCCTGGCAGCCGTGGTCAACAGGAATGTAATGCGAGCCACATATACAACTTTAAATGTTCTAAATAGCCATATTTTAAAAGAGCCTGAAGAATCAGGTGAGATTAAGTTTAAAGAATatactttggggtgcctgggtggctcagttggttgagattctgattcttgatttaggctcaggtcatgatcctggcgtcatgggatcgagccccaagttgggctctgtgctgagcattgaGCTTGCttaatattctccctctctctgtctctttctctctccctctgcccctctcccccgcttgcacattttctttctctcaaattaaaaaaaaaaaaaaaaaaaaaaaagaatgaaaaaatatactttctttggggcacctggctggctcattcatagaaacatacgactcttgatcttggggttgtgattttgagtcccacgttgggtgcagaggttacttaaaaactgagtcagccaggcacctctagttaaaagaaaaaaaaaatatatatatatatactttatttaatccaatatatccaaaatattataatttcaagGTGTgaccaataattttttaaattttatttatttattttgagagagagccatgcacctgcaggaagggcagagaaagagggagagagaggagagaatcccaagaagactccacactgttagctTGGAGCCCGACGAGGGACTctaactcataaactgtgagatcatgacctgagccaaaatcaagaattggacacttaaccaactgagccacccaggagtctctAATGGGTGCTCAATATCAaagtgagatattttacattctctttcctGGACTTAGTCTTCAATATCTGTTGTGTATTTTACAACTGTAGAGCACATGTCAGTTCAGACTAGTCACATTTCGACATCcacaagtgctcaatagccactgTATCAGACAGCATTAGTATAGAAAGTGAgaagaccaggggcacctgggtgactctgtgggttaagtgtcatgatctcacagctcatgagttcgagctgcacgtggggctctgtgctgacagctcagagcctggagcctgcttcagattctgtgtctccctctctctctctctctgccccttccccactcgtgctctgtctgtctctctctcaaaaataaataaacatcaaaaaaaaaaattaaaaaaaaaaaaaagaagaagaaggtgagAGAGACCACACCAGCAGGTTTGGGCCAGACCTAGGGGAACTCAGTCTTGGACATGCTGAGTTTGAGGTCCCAAGAGACTCAGAAAGAGGTGTCCGAAAGACAGCTGAGTATTTGGGTCCAGTACTCAGTGCTGAACATTGCAGACTGgagactggggggaggggtggggttttAGTGCTTGAGCAGAAGTCCCAGGAGTGGAGGAGCTGGTTCTGGAAGGCTTGTTCTGTGCGCCCAGAAAACAGGGTCAGTACCAGGGACACAGGCACTAGCTTTCAGGCAGAGGTGAAGCAACCATCAAAGAGAAGGGACAGTCTGGGATGCCCAGTGCAGGAGACCCTCAAGGGGCAAGGTTCAGCTTGGGTGGTGAAGACCACTCCAACCAGAAGTTAGGTGGTGCAGGAAGGGTGAGGGTGGAGGAAAGATTGTTCTTGGGAATGCAGGAGACTTGACAAGTTTGTAAGGCCTGATGGAGCGAAAGGTGCAGGaggtgttggggggtgggggctttggGGGGACAGGTTGGCTGGCCTGAGGCTCTAAGCTCCACTCCCCCCTCGAAGACAGCACGTGGCCCAGGGCAGACAGGTGcgcaataaatacttgttgaatgaatgaaccaatgtTCTGACTGAACGACTGGAGGAGGGGTATTCACCCTCTGAATATGAAGGAGGGCGGGGAGGcttggggaggtggaggaggaagggataTGGGCGGGAGAGGCGGGGAtcgcagggcagggggagggtttCCCAAGGGCTGGGCCTGCTGGTGGAATGTGGGGAGGGgcgtcccctcctctctccagggCCGTCCTGAAGGCCTCTGTtgtcccccgcccccagggcaCTTTCCAGCAGATGTGGATCTCCAAGCAGGAAtatgaggagggagggaagcagtgcGTGGAGCGGAAGTGCCCCTGAGGGCGTCCCCTCAACACCCACTCGCCCGCCCGCCGCGGTGGGATAGGGGACGCCAAAAGGCGGGGAGAGGGTTTCCCGGCTCGGCCTCCGCAAGCGCACATCgaagcccccacccccatgccctcgtctcttcccctcccttctcttccgcTTAGATGTGATGTTTCTGGGTTGAAAGgagtaaaaatgttttaagaaaaaaaaaaaaaagtttggcctgcttggtgggggtggagggcgtAGGGTCAAGGGCCTGGGGGGAAGCGAGGGGAGGAAGGCCCACACCTACGTCCTTTGATGATCCCACAGTGGACGCCGGGGCAAAGTCTGCGGATGGGGACAGAGATCCAGGAGCCGCAGAAGCCTCGGGTTTCAAGGGGGACCCAGGGAGGATCCCGTAGCGAGGACACAGCAGACTCGCTCTAGTGGGCCCCTAGCGAGGAGCCGAGTTGGGGCAGGAAACGGATGCTGGAGACTAGACCCcgcggcaggggaggggcggagcggAGGGCTCGccaggggggcggggctggggcgggcCCTAGGTGGGCGGGGTTTCGGGCTTCAGGTGGGAGGCGGTGCCTAAGCCCCCCCGGACCTGCAGCTCAGGTGAGCCGGCTTGCGCCTCGTCTTCCTTCTCCGGGCTCTTGGCGGTGGCAAGAATGGGGCGGAGACTGGGGCACTGGTGCGCCCCAGCAGCTCTGAGCCTCTCTCCCAATTTGGGTAAGAGCTGAGGTTTCCCAAGGGAGACCCGACACGAGGCCCCTGAGCACTTCTATTCCAGAGCTACTTGGGATCCTCGGTAGGGCTTGAGGACCTGCATCCCATGTGTGAAATTGTGGGTAAAACTTAGCAGTTTGTGCCCGTGATGTGTTCCAGGGGTGCCCAGACCCCAAAGAGGTAGAAGTCATGTCTTCCGGTCACCAAAGAgacgcaggtgccccagagaagaCCATGACTTGTTGAAGATCACCCAGTTCTGCCCAGGCCTTGACCAGGACACTTCCCACCAATGCCTGGTGGGCCTTGACTCACAGATCCAGGAGAACCCCAACATGGAGCACTCACTGGTCCTACTTGACCATATGCTCCCACCcatgcccctctctccccagaaGTTAGCAGGAGCCCCAGACCCACTTTTCAGCCTGATTCCAATGAGATAGGCATTCACATGGCCAGACCAACCCCCAGGTCACACCACTTAGGCAACTTCAGCTTAGGATCACCCCAGCCAACCAAATGTGTTACAGGGACTGGCTGGGCACTCACTGGTGGGCCTGCAAGCCAGATGACTTGAGAGGGGGTGAGGTTTTCATAGTGGGGAGCTTAGGAAGGGGTCCCCAAGGACACTGGGAGGGGTGGAAGCAGGAGAGGGCATCCTTATCTTTGCCCTCCCCAGCCATcaatccccttcccccacccctgatGGGAACTAGGAGGCCAAAGTCTGCCCCAAGGTAAAAAAATTGATTGTTTTGCAGGAAGGGGGCGGAAGTGGGACTGTGGAGGGATTGGCAGGGGAGGGCACAGCCCCTTGTCCTCTGGCCTGGGCTGGGGGTTCATATCTGGAAGGCTGGACTGAGGCCAAGACTGTGCCCCCaccctttgggggggggggacaagaaCGGCCTAGGCTCAGGCTGCCTGCCAGGGCTGATAAGGGGCCCTCTTGGGGCTCCCACAAACGGTTTATCACTGTTGGGGGAACAGCCGGCGAGGCTCAGGAGGGGGCACGAGCATGGAGCGGCTTTGGGGTCTACTTCACAGAACGGTAAGACCGAGTGGGGTTGGGGGACACGTTAGGCCTTCTCTCTAGGTCCTTCAGCCCCCTCCCAAACCCCAAAgctggcccctcccctccccacctccatcttTCCCCTGCAGCTTGCCTCTCAGGACCCTTTCCCCTGCCTTGTGCTCCTCTGGCACCCCATAGTCACTGACTGTTATTGCCAGATCCTAGCCTATCCCCCACGCCTCTTCTCCCAATCTCATGCCCACCGTGCCCTGTGCAGCAAAGGCTGTCCCCACGACCCTCTCAGACCATCTACAAGCGCGTGGAGGGCACCCAGCAGTGGcgcctggaggaggaagaggaagacggggaggagggggctgagccACCCATCCACTTCTGCCCTATGGAGCTGAGGGGCCCTGACCTGGGCTCCAGAGCAGGGAAGCAGAACCTCGGACTCTGGGCAGCAACAGCACGAAGGGCTGCCCCCTACCTGGTCCTGACAACCCTGCTGATCTTCACTGGGGGTGAGAGTCATCCCCTACCCCATTCCCCCGTCAGTGAAGGGCCTGGGTTGGGGATGGATTTCTGGAATCCAGAGGGGATTACAAGGGCATCTCCATCTTGCCATCCCCCAGCTTTCCTTCTGGGCTATGTGGCCTTCCGAGGGTCCTGCCAGACATGCGGGGATGACGTGTTGGTGGTCAGCGAGGATATAAACTATGAGCCGGGCCCAGACTCCCACCAGGGCACCTTGTACTGGAGCGACCTCCAGGCCATGTTCCTGAggttcctgggggaggggcacctggaggaCACAATCAGGTAAGGGTCAGCCTTGCCGGAActcagcctccttccctctgcccaggACTCTGGTGTGGGGCCCCTTCTGAGGCCTTCCACttgcctccctggcctccctgggaGTGGTCCTGGGAAGGATGTCAGGCACttggagctgaggggaggggggggggcatccCAGAGATAAGGTTGCAGAGGGGTTCTGGCTCTGAGGATGGCACCCTTAAGAGATGTGGGAGCTGACTCTCTGAGTGAGAGCAGAAGGGTCCAGTATCCAGACAGGAGGCGGGACAGACCCAGAAAAGTCCTGAGTGCCACATCACAGGGCTTGGATTTTGACCTGTGGCTGTGGGAAGCTCTGGGGGTTTCTGAGAAGGGACATTTTAAGGAATCTGAAAAAATGAGCAAGCAAATGCATTTGTGAGCATAGACCTTCCCTCTAATTTGTGAGAGATGCCATCCAGATACAGACCATGCAGGCCTGAAGCTCAGCCCAAGCAGGCCAGTGTTTCTCTTGTGTTCCTGAGGTCACTTTCCCTATTGGGAAGGAGCTGCCCAGGTAGGTTCAGAGGTCAGGCCTCCAATAGCCCTCTCTTTGGTCAGGAATAGTGGTTTCAGTGGATTCTCCTGGGTTTTCTAAGTAGAAAGTCATATAAGCTATAGCTAGTGAGAGATGTATAGCTTCTTTCTCAATGTCTAtaccttttctgtcttttttcattgCTTATCGCATTAGAGGATGTGAATTTAGGTAATGATGACTGGAGATATGCCTATTTCCTGACTTTCACAggaatgtttttatattactttgttATGGAGTATGAACTTTGCTGTAGACTCCagatagctttttattttttttaatttttatttattttgagagagagagagagagagagagagtgcaggggaggggcagagagagagggagagaatcccaagtaggctctgggctgtcaccacagagctggactaggggctcgatcccacaaacagtgagatcatgacctgagctgaaatcgagagtcagatgcctaaccaactgagccacccaggcgccccagggcttcTTATTTTCTTGGGCAACACTCGGTCGGCTGGGTACAGACTGAACAAGTGGTTTGCCAGGTTGCAGGGTGAGGTGTGGCACTGTGGATGTCAtcagagggtggggagggcaagagggTGGCAGTGAGGGGGAGCGAGCGATGAAGTGATGCATGACTCTAGGGTgaatggagaaggaagggaaagctGCAGAGAGGCTTGGAGAAATTGGACAGTCTGGAGTACTCAATGTGGTTGAAGAGCAGGTATAGTGAGGGTCAGGGAGCAAGCTGGAACCTGGAAAGCTCTAGTCAGAGAGTGGGATATTGgaacttttaacatttatctgATAAATTGTGTCCTATTTATTCTGACATCTccaacacttagcacagtgcctggcatttagtTAGTGTTCAGTAAATCCTCAGTGGATAAATATTCTGGAGACGGAATTCTGGGTAATGACAAGAGCAGTGTGGGTGTGACCAGGGAAGTAAATGGCTGAACTGGCAGTGACATTGATGAggtcattcatttgtttgtccaccaaatatttttgagcacctaccgTGTGGCAAGTGCTAGGCTAAGTAGTAGGTGGGGGCGACAGAGCAGAGAACAAAAGTCTGGACCTTGTCCTTATGGAGGTTTCAGTCTATTGGGGGAAATCAATAGTGAACTAATAATCACATTCCTGACTATGTATTTGTTACTAGCATCATTGCAATGACTATAACCAGGGAGATCTGACTTAGagtgggggtcagggaaggcttccttaaGGAAGTGAGGAGCTGACCCCAAGGGGTGAGTTGTTCACCAGGCCAAGAGAAGGTGGAAAAGCATTTTAGGCCAGAGAACAGCAGGTGCAGAGGGCCTGGGGTGAGAATGGTGGCCTATTGGAGGAAGTGAACGAAGGTCCATTTGGCTGTCTGAATGACTACAGAGGGGTCCAGACAGGACAGACCCAGAAAAGTCTTTAATGGCACATCACAGGGCTTGAATTTTGACCTGTGGTCATGGGGAGCTGCAGTGTCAAGGTGGATATGGCTCAGGTCATATAAGGCCTTAATGGCTACCCaaactgctttggattttaagaggaaagagagagaaatgaagaatttgAAACAACAGAGTATCATGATCAGATGTAGGGGGAgcttttagtggttttttttttggttttgtttgtttgtttgtttgtttgctttgttttttaaggttgGTGCAAAGAACAGAGTTCATGATACTCCTGGGGCAGTAGTTCAGTGTCCTCAGCAaaagattttcttatttaatttccctCCCTAACTCTGAGCCCTCCTCCCTCGTCTCCTCACCCAGAAGCACCTCATCTGATGTGTTTGATGTGCGCCTTTAAATACACACATAGCTTTGTCATATATGGAATGTTCTACATGGATAAGtagaattttcaaaacatttaatgTTTGCATAACATCCTCtatgttcattgtttttaaagttaagccatgtggaaaaatataaagaggaatgtaaaaaaaaaaaaaaaaaagtcactccaAGACCCACTACTCAGATACATCTCTCTCTAGTGTCTCtctagtgtgtttttaattttgataaatttttcttttaatttaacgCCATGTTTTCAAGGTCTATATATTGCAGCGTGTACATCTAATTTACTGTTATGCATCATCTATTTTATGAATGCACTGATGGATGCAGTTTCAAACAAATACTTGAGCTCCTGGATGGGGGCGGAGTGGGAGGCAGGAATGGTCTTGAGAAAACCACTTAGACCGTGGAGTGCAGTGGTCCTCGCGAGAGCTCAGAGGGTGGAGGCTGAGACTAAGGTGACCCTGCATGTGGATTTTGAAGTAGTGCAGAAACTTGGTGGAGTTCTTTAGTGGAGATGAAAATGATATGCCAGGTACCAAAGTCCTTGATGAAAGTGGACAAGTGACCGATTGTCTGAAAGAGGGGCAGAGCGTGGGAGAGCTGGATGGTCCAGGCTTCAAAGGAAGAGAGTTCTCCCAGAGCAGTAATGGCCAGAAATTCCAACCGTGGAGCCAGGGGCCTGCCTCCACTGCAAGTGCAGGTGGTAGAAGAACCAGAGCCCCATAGGAACCCGGCGTCTCAGGGGACAGCTGGGTTTCTGCCAAGGCGAAAGGTAGAGGGGTATTCAATGATGATGCTGAGGAGGGAGGAGTCTGTCCACCTTGGAGAGGGTGCAGGTGAAGCCTGTTGTCAGGGAGGCCATGCCTGAAGCTCAGGTGACAACAGGCTCACTAGTTAGGCGGTGACTATGGAAGACGACAGGGTGAGGTCTCCAAGACAAGGGGCCCCACTATGACACCTGGAACCACGATGTTAAGATAGCTCTGTGAGACtcaggtggaggggtgggggagatggaggGCCACATCCGCCCAGTTAGCCCTTTGGAAGAAAAGTGTTTTTCATATGTGGGGCAAAGCACAGGACAGTATGCATATGTGTGGAAAGGCAGTAAATCGGGAAGTTTGGATTGAGCCAGTAATAACCTAAGACATGGTGGACAAGATACCAAGAAAGCTAAGGAGGAAGGAGGCCTTAGAGACGCTGGCTGGCAGCCCGGGTGGTAATGGGATGGATGGTAATGGTCGAGTCAGGGAGAGACTTGAGAGTCCGTCACTGCCCAGGCCCCAGGGCGACCCCACGTCTCTGGCAtcagcccccctccctccctctcctccaggcGTCCAGAagtccccttcttccccttccacGCCCCAATCCCACCTCTTCCCGCTCAGGCAAATCAGCCTTCGGAAAAGGGTGGCTGGCTCGGCCGGCATGGCGGCCCTGGCTCAGGACATCCGCGTGGCGCTCTTGGGCCAAAAGCTGGACCACGTCTGGATGGATACGCACTACGTGGGGCTGCAGTTCCCGGACCCGTGAGTGCGCGGGGGGCGCGCGGGGGCCGCGCGGGGGCCGCGCGGGGGGCGCTTACCACCTCCGCTCCTCAGGGCTCATCCCAATACCCTGCATTGGGTGGAGGCGGCTGGGAAGCTCGGGGAGCCCCTGCAGCTGGAGGACCACGATGTCTACTGTCCCTACAGCGCCACGGGCAACGCCACGGTGAGCGCCCCCTGTCCCGCCCCCAGGACGGGGGCAGCGAGCGTCCTCTCCCGGGTGGCGGAGGAGGGACGGGGAGACAGCGCCTCACAGCCCTTCTCATTCCCAGGGAGAGCTGGTGTACGCCCACTACGGGCGCCCAGAGGACCTGCAGGACCTGCGGGCCCGGGGCGTGGAGCCGGCGGGGCGCCTCCTGCTGGTGCGCCTGGGGGAGATCAGTTTTGCCCAGAAGGTGAGGGTCCCTGCATGGGGGATGGAGTGGAGCGCGGAGGGCGCAGGGCTGGGGAAAGCGAAGATAGGATAGCAGCAGATGAGAAGCCTCTAGGAGGCtgtcagaagaggaaaagaaccaAGCGGGTAAGAAAGTGTTGGTGGGGAACAAAATCAGGAGGTTGGGATGGGGAACAAGCAGGGAAGAATGTGGAGCAAGGTGAGGTTTGCTGTGCGAAGGTGGGAAGATGAGGGTGGTGGGGGGTGCCCACAGCCTCTCTGGGTTCATAATAGCAGAGCAGAGGCAGTTCCACTTTACTTTTACTTCCTTCTCCTGCCCTTATAAATCGGTTTTCTCTGGGAGAAGGAGCCTTTTACCCATGTCCCATCCCCAGGTGGCCAGTGCCCAGGACTTTGGGGCCCGAGGAGTGCTCATATACCCTGATTCCGCAGACTTCTCCCAGGACCCACACAAGCTCGGCCTGTCCAGCCACAGGGCTGTGTATGGACATGTGAGTCTGGGGGCAGCCAGCGGTGGATTCCTGGGGTCCCAAGACTGTACCTCTTTGTCTAGGATGATGCTGGTAAGCTACTCCTGGGAGCCCAGCTCACAGTTTCAGCGTGGACATCCCCTTCCTCACAGGTGCACCTGGGAACTGGGGACCCCTACACGCCTGGCTTCCCTTCCTTTAATCAAACCCAGTTCCCTCCAGTCCAGTCCTCAGGCCTCCCTAACATCCCAGCCCAGCCCATCAGTGCGGACATTGCCTCCCTCCTGCTGAGGTGAGGGGCGTGTGGGGAccaagaggggaggaggaagggagagggaactAGTTTGTAAAGTCTTTTGGGGTGAACTAGAAAAAGATGAATCTTCTGGGTGGGCAGAGCCTCATGCCAGTGCCTGCCATCCAGTGAGTGGAACTCCAGCTGGATATCACACCCACTTCCTCTGGGCACCTTTGAGGACCTAACCTGCACAACTGTCCAAGGCAGGAGGCACATTGCAGAAGTCGAGCTGGAaccagagggtgggagggaaagagcGCAGGGGGAGCTCTGGGCTCTTCTATAGCCTGGGCCTCTCTGCCACTTCCAAccctttctgccccacccctctccagGAAACTCCAAGGCCCTGTGGCCCCCCAGGAATGGCAGGGGCACCTCCCAGTCTCCCCTTATCgcctgggccctgggccaggcTTGCATCTAGGGGTCAACAACCACAGGGTCTCTACCCCCATCAGCAACATCTTTGGCTGCATCGAGGGCCGCTCAGAGCCAGGTGTGCTAGCCTGCCCAGCATCACCCACAGCCTGCAGGAGGGGAGCCATTGCTCATGAACCTGGACTAGAAATGGGGCTGGAGCAGGAGGCCCTGGGGGAGTGGGCAGGGGTGgtgcccaggggagggggcagcaggagTTAGCAGGGTGGGAGGCTGGCAAATTGAGGCTGATCTGGGACCAAGGAGGGTGGCAATGAGTAGACCCCATGGTCAAATCTGTGCAGAGACAGGATGGGCAGTTCAGCACAGTAGTGAGTTCCCTAGCACAGGAGGTGAGCAAGTGTGCTTTGGGTGATGTCATAGCATAAAAAGGAGTTCAGGTTAGGCAGACGAACATATTGAGCCTAACTAGATGCAGATAGCAGTAGGAATCTAAgtgggttctttttttatttttaatgtttagttttgagagagagagagaaaaagagtgagcatgagcggggaaggtgcagagagagagggggacagaagaatCGGGCTCCACCTTGataacagagagcctgatgcaaggctcgaacctatgaaccatgagatcacaatctgagctgaagtcagatgctcaactgactgagtcagccaggcgcccccgaatCAAAGTGGGTTACTGAGCTGAAGAGTGTGATATCTACAAACACTGAGGAGAGACACAGGGAAGCCTGTGATGGCAGCTCAGATGAGAaaccggggttggggggggggggtggttggggtAGAGGGGTAGAGGAGGAAGACCTGTCAGGACTTGTCAAACAGCAGGACATGGCTGACCAGGGAGGTGATGGAATCCAGAATGACTCCAAGCACCCTGCTGAAGGAGCAGGCCATCCAGGCAGGGCCAAGCAGAAGAGGTGCTGTCACTTTAGGGACAGCAGGGATGGCAGGGCTGGGAAGTGGAGACTGAGAGGCCTAAGAAATGGTGATGAGGCCCTGTGACACACCCTCCCAGATGCTTTCTGGGTACTGCCAGTATAAGGACATAGACCCCAAACCTCCCCTCCTGCAGATCACTATGTTGTCATTGGGGCGCAGAGGGATGCGTGGGGCCCAGGAGCAGCCAAGTCTGCTGTGGGGACGGCCATACTGCTGGAGCTGGTGCGAACCTTTTCCTCCATGGTGAGCAATGGTAAGGTCAAGGCCTGGGCCGGGTAGCTGGGGCTGTGGTCTGAGCCCAggacagggcagagaggcagtcaGGAGCACAGGCTAGAGAGTGGCCACTCAGACCTGGGCCAAACCTGGCTTCTCCATGTCCCAGCTGCatggccctgggcaagtcactttacctccatttcctcatctaaacATGAAAGTAGAGTTGACCCTTTAGCAATGCCAGGGTTAGGGGTGCAGACCCCTCCGCTCCgttgaaaatctgcatgtaagtggacccaagcagttcaaacccatgtttaAGAGTCAACTGTAATAATAGTCCTTGGTCTGAGTGAAGCATTACGCAGGAGACTCCATACGAAAGCCATCTCCATCACTGTTATAGTTGAGTCAGGGCAGACCAGgggaggtgggctgggctgggggctggatgggaggaaaggagagaccCCAGGGAAGTAGGACAGAGGAAGACAATGATGGTGTCTCTGCTTGGTCTTCAGCTGAGCCCATGCTCCCAACCCACTCTGCTTCCAGGCTTCCGGCCTCGCAGGAGCCTTCTCTTCATCAGCTGGGACGGAGGGGACTTTGGGAGCGTGGGCTCCACAGAGTGGCTAGAGGTAATGTGGGGTCCAGGACAGGGAGTCAGGCagtgggaagaggtggggggggggtggttaaacCTCATATCCCTCATCCACAGGGCTACCTCAGTGTGCTGCACCTCAAAGCCGTAGTCTATGTGAGCCTGGACAATGCAGTGCTGGGTGAGTGGGGGTAGTGTGACCAGCTGGGCCCCCTCTGGTCCACCCTGCCCTCAGGGCCAAGCCTTGAGCCTGGcatcccttctcctccctctctgcaggAGATGACAAGTTCCAGGCCAAGACCAGCCCCCTTCTGATCAGCCTCATAGAGAACATCCTGAAGCAGGCAAGAGCTGGCCAGGAGCAGGGGATGAAGGGAAGCTGGTGGTGGCCAGGGCCTTACCTGACCGGTGCCCCCTACCCTGCCTCCAGGTGGACTCTCCTAACCACAGTGGGCAGACCCTCTATGAGCAGGTGATGTTCAACAATCACAGCTGGGATGCTGAGGTGTAAGTTGGGGtgaggagcaagggagggcaTCTTGTGGGGGGAGCCA
It contains:
- the TFR2 gene encoding transferrin receptor protein 2 isoform X1, coding for MERLWGLLHRTQRLSPRPSQTIYKRVEGTQQWRLEEEEEDGEEGAEPPIHFCPMELRGPDLGSRAGKQNLGLWAATARRAAPYLVLTTLLIFTGAFLLGYVAFRGSCQTCGDDVLVVSEDINYEPGPDSHQGTLYWSDLQAMFLRFLGEGHLEDTIRQISLRKRVAGSAGMAALAQDIRVALLGQKLDHVWMDTHYVGLQFPDPAHPNTLHWVEAAGKLGEPLQLEDHDVYCPYSATGNATGELVYAHYGRPEDLQDLRARGVEPAGRLLLVRLGEISFAQKVASAQDFGARGVLIYPDSADFSQDPHKLGLSSHRAVYGHVHLGTGDPYTPGFPSFNQTQFPPVQSSGLPNIPAQPISADIASLLLRKLQGPVAPQEWQGHLPVSPYRLGPGPGLHLGVNNHRVSTPISNIFGCIEGRSEPDHYVVIGAQRDAWGPGAAKSAVGTAILLELVRTFSSMVSNGFRPRRSLLFISWDGGDFGSVGSTEWLEGYLSVLHLKAVVYVSLDNAVLGDDKFQAKTSPLLISLIENILKQVDSPNHSGQTLYEQVMFNNHSWDAEVIQPLPMDSSAYSFTAFAGVPAVEFSFMEDGQAYPFLHTKDDTYENLHRVLRGRLPAVAQAVAQLAGQLLIRLSHDHLLPLDFGRYGDVVLKHIGSLNEFSGDLKARGLTLQWVYSARGDYIRAAEKLRKEIYSSEESDERLMRMYNVRIMRVEFYFLSQYVSPADSPFRHIFLGHGDHTLDALLDHVRLLRSHGSGDPRAASSGVAPGLGFQESRFRRQLALLTWTLQGAANALSGDVWNIDNNF
- the TFR2 gene encoding transferrin receptor protein 2 isoform X2, with the protein product MERLWGLLHRTQRLSPRPSQTIYKRVEGTQQWRLEEEEEDGEEGAEPPIHFCPMELRGPDLGSRAGKQNLGLWAATARRAAPYLVLTTLLIFTGAFLLGYVAFRGSCQTCGDDVLVVSEDINYEPGPDSHQGTLYWSDLQAMFLRFLGEGHLEDTIRQISLRKRVAGSAGMAALAQDIRVALLGQKLDHVWMDTHYVGLQFPDPAHPNTLHWVEAAGKLGEPLQLEDHDVYCPYSATGNATGELVYAHYGRPEDLQDLRARGVEPAGRLLLVRLGEISFAQKDDAGKLLLGAQLTVSAWTSPSSQVHLGTGDPYTPGFPSFNQTQFPPVQSSGLPNIPAQPISADIASLLLRKLQGPVAPQEWQGHLPVSPYRLGPGPGLHLGVNNHRVSTPISNIFGCIEGRSEPDHYVVIGAQRDAWGPGAAKSAVGTAILLELVRTFSSMLSPCSQPTLLPGFRPRRSLLFISWDGGDFGSVGSTEWLEGYLSVLHLKAVVYVSLDNAVLGDDKFQAKTSPLLISLIENILKQVDSPNHSGQTLYEQVMFNNHSWDAEVIQPLPMDSSAYSFTAFAGVPAVEFSFMEDGQAYPFLHTKDDTYENLHRVLRGRLPAVAQAVAQLAGQLLIRLSHDHLLPLDFGRYGDVVLKHIGSLNEFSGDLKARGLTLQWVYSARGDYIRAAEKLRKEIYSSEESDERLMRMYNVRIMRVEFYFLSQYVSPADSPFRHIFLGHGDHTLDALLDHVRLLRSHGSGDPRAASSGVAPGLGFQESRFRRQLALLTWTLQGAANALSGDVWNIDNNF